Genomic DNA from Caldivirga sp.:
ACTAACCTCCTTCGCATTCCCCATCATGATTACCCTAGCTAAGTTCTTAGCGTTTTGAAGCCCCTTAATTGTGAAGAGGGTTTCACTTCTAGCCTTAATTGTCCTCTGGTTTGAAGCTTCATAAATCATTTGAAGAGTATTGATTACGGGCTTAGCCTTCTCAATAATATCATTAACCCTAGAAACAGTAATACTGAAAACCTCCTTAGGCGGCTTAGCCGCAAAAACCTCAGGCCTCTTACTTGAATCAACATCAATTATACCTAACTTAACCATACCCTTCAACACACTGTAAACCTTAGATGATGGTACACCGGCATACTTAACTATTGAACTAGCAGTTAACGGACCCCTCTCAACCAGAGTCAAATAAACCTTAAGCTGATACCTAGATAAACCAATCATTCTTAACAATGAGTTAACATAGTCATCCATCATACTTAAACACCACACACTATGAAAGGGTTCTTCTATTTAAATCTACGTTAAGACTGAAACACAATATCACACATGATAAAAACACCATTCAATACTTATCCATAGATATATAACAAATGATACTACATTTTAATCTATGTAATATAATCATTTAGGTTTCTATGATATTTTTCCTTAATTTAAGTATTCCTAATTATTGCAATACATCAATGCTAAATTATATATATTCCTAGCTAATCATTAATTCAAAGTCATGTCTTATTGTTTATTGTCTTTTGTTGGTGTTGTTTATTATTGTTGGTTAAATTCTTTTTCTTCGAAGGTGTAATGTGGGGTTGATGAGGCCAGTCCCGGTTTCGAAGAAGCACCCACCAAAAACCCACGA
This window encodes:
- a CDS encoding TrmB family transcriptional regulator; translated protein: MMDDYVNSLLRMIGLSRYQLKVYLTLVERGPLTASSIVKYAGVPSSKVYSVLKGMVKLGIIDVDSSKRPEVFAAKPPKEVFSITVSRVNDIIEKAKPVINTLQMIYEASNQRTIKARSETLFTIKGLQNAKNLARVIMMGNAKEVSIAIPYGQLLDDEITSMIIEAAGKSEVKLLVTKDLVNNAKTLPPRVSLRVRDMMFGAGFIGDGVLLTIQYGADYLSLYSTQEYIIEIAKTYFETLWRESEPVNR